A window of the Macrobrachium rosenbergii isolate ZJJX-2024 chromosome 43, ASM4041242v1, whole genome shotgun sequence genome harbors these coding sequences:
- the LOC136828678 gene encoding chitin deacetylase 1-like, protein MIRRVTTPLLALFLVGYVSAQAPNLFETAELDVDYYCSGRFENEFFRIELDPDATDEDYNQKCGEYYRCIPAPGGKKALSKGTCQTSMAFDIKLQICQIRREVKNCHIVNKPRDPVPRWPLLDGEQSNCPGTDIECGSGECISKERFCDNHPDCSDGSDENICTPDKDPNRADVCDPRACRWEQGCFCSVDGTRIPGDLLPSQTPQMITVTFTGAINERNFKIFQDIFKDGTKNKGNDCTAKGTFFVSHAFTNYSAVQELHRKGHEIAVNSITSNKDPYYWTNLTASDYEAEMDGSRLIIETFANITSGEILGLRVPNGRVGGNQQFQMMVDWGFLYDSSIAAPLGRLPLWPYTLMHRMPHKCLGTDQNCPSRNFTVWEMVMNELDRRDDPQFDERLTGCHYVDQCANINDPKQFRAFLEHNLARHYSTNRAPLGLHFTAAFFETRKDFLKEFVSWVSETAKSGEYYFVTMQQVINWMELPTEIAAIQNFGEWKGKCETPGLPYCSLPNPCPSKVPRLFPHEEQMFLHTCEECPRTYPWLYDPLGNGVSDF, encoded by the exons ATGATACGTCGAGTTACAACACCTCTTCTCGCCCTCT TCTTGGTGGGATATGTATCAGCTCAAGCCCCGAACCTCTTCGAGACAGCTGAACTTGATGTAGATTACTACTGCTCAGGGCGCTTCGAGAATGAGTTCTTCAGGATAGAGCTGGACCCCGATGCCACCGATGAAGAC TACAACCAAAAATGTGGCGAGTACTATCGTTGTATCCCAGCTCCTGGAGGCAAGAAGGCTCTCAGCAAGGGTACCTGCCAGACCAGCATGGCCTTCGATATCAAACTGCAGATTTGCCAGATCAGAAGAGAAGTCAAGAACTGCCACATTGTAAACA AGCCAAGAGACCCCGTCCCTCGCTGGCCACTTCTTGATGGTGAGCAGTCTAACTGCCCAGGAACTGACATTGAATGTGGTTCAGGAGAGTGTATCTCTAAGGAACGCTTCTGTGACAACCACCCTGACTGTTCTGATGGGTCTGATGAAAACATCTGCA CCCCTGATAAGGATCCCAACCGTGCTGATGTATGTGATCCAAGGGCCTGCCGATGGGAACAAGGATGCTTCTGCTCTGTTGATGGCACTCGTATCCCAGGTGATCTTCTCCCATCTCAGACCCCACAGATGATCACTGTTACTTTCACTGGAGCCATTAATGAACGTAACTTCAAAATCTTCCAGGACATTTTCAAGGATGGCACCAAGAACAAGGGTAATGATTGCACAGCCAAGGGTACCTTCTTTGTATCCCACGCTTTCACCAATTATTCTGCTGTTCAAGAGCTCCACCGCAAGGGACACGAAATCGCTGTGAACTCCATTACCAGCAACAAGGACCCATACTACTGGACCAACCTCACTGCTTCTGACTATGAAGCCGAAATGGACGGCTCTCGTCTCATCATCGAAACTTTTGCCAACATCACTTCCGGTGAAATTTTGGGTCTCCGTGTTCCTAACGGTCGTGTTGGTGGAAACCAGCAATTCCAGATGATGGTTGACTGGGGCTTCTTGTATGACTCTTCTATTGCTGCTCCGCTTGGACGTCTTCCACTTTGGCCTTACACTCTTATGCATCGTATGCCCCACAAATGCCTGGGTACGGATCAAAATTGCCCATCCCGTAACTTTACTGTCTGGGAAATGGTAATGAATGAGCTTGATCGTCGTGACGATCCCCAGTTTGATGAGCGACTGACAGGTTGTCACTATGTTGATCAGTGCGCTAACATCAATGACCCCAAGCAATTCCGTGCTTTCTTGGAACACAATCTTGCCCGTCACTACAGTACCAACCGTGCTCCTCTTGGTCTTCACTTCACTGCTGCCTTCTTTGAAACTCGCAAGGACTTCTTGAAAGAGTTCGTCAGCTGGGTTTCTGAAACTGCCAAGAGTGGTGAGTACTACTTTGTCACCATGCAGCAGGTCATCAACTGGATGGAACTCCCAACTGAAATCGCTGCAATCCAGAACTTTGGTGAATGGAAGGGCAAATGTGAGACTCCGGGGCTTCCCTACTGCTCACTCCCTAACCCATGCCCAAGCAAGGTACCTCGTCTCTTCCCTCACGAAGAACAAATGTTCCTCCACACTTGTGAAGAGTGCCCGCGCACATACCCCTGGCTGTATGACCCACTGGGCAACGGAGTCAGCGATTTCTAA